A region from the Eptesicus fuscus isolate TK198812 chromosome 1, DD_ASM_mEF_20220401, whole genome shotgun sequence genome encodes:
- the CNGA2 gene encoding cyclic nucleotide-gated olfactory channel, translating into MTEKSNGVKSSPANNHNHHAPTAIKANGKDDHRKSSRPESAAEDDTSSELQRLAEMDAPQRGRGGFRRIVRLMGVIREWANKNFREEENRPDSFLERFRGPELQTVTTQQGDGKGDKDDEGKGTKKKCELFVLDPAGDWYYRWLFVIAMPVLYNWCLLVARACFSDLQKDYYLVWLVLDYYSDAVYIADLFVRLRTGFLEQGLLVKDTKKLRDNYIHTLQFKLDMASIIPTDLVYFAVGIHSPELRFNRLLHFARMFEFFDRTETRTSYPNIFRISNLVLYILVIIHWNACIYYAISKSIGFGVDTWVYPNITDPEYGYLAREYIYCLYWSTLTLTTIGETPPPVKDEEYLFVIFDFLIGVLIFATIVGNVGSMISNMNATRAEFQAKIDAVKHYMQFRKVSKEMEAKVIKWFDYLWTNQKSVDEREVLKNLPAKLRAEIAINVHLSTLKKVRIFQDCEAGLLVELVLKLRPQVFSPGDYICRKGDIGKEMYIIKEGKLAVVADDGVTQYALLSAGSCFGEISILNIKGSKMGNRRTANIRSLGYSDLFCLSKDDLMEAVTEYPDAKKVLEERGREILIKEGLLDENETAANMEVNVQEKLEQLETNMETLYTRFGRLLAEYTGAQQKLKQRITVLETKMKQNNEDDYLSDGANSPDPAAAEKQ; encoded by the exons ATGACAGAAAAATCTAATGGTGTAAAGAGCTCCCCAGCCAATAACCACAACCATCATGCACCTACTGCTATCAAGGCCAATGGCAAAGATGACCACAGGAAGAGTAGCAG GCCAGAGTCTGCGGCTGAAGATGACACCTCCTCAGAACTGCAGAGACTGGCAGAGATGGATGCCCCCCAGCGAGGGAGGGGTGGTTTTCGCAG GATCGTCCGCCTGATGGGGGTCATTAGAGAGTGGGCCAACAAGAATTTCCGGGAGGAGGAAAATAGGCCTGACTCATTCCTTGAGCGTTTCCGTGGTCCTGAGCTCCAGACCGTGACAACACAACAAGGGGATGGCAAAGGCGACAAGGACGACGAGGGCAAGGGCACCAA GAAGAAATGTGAACTATTTGTCTTGGACCCAGCTGGGGACTGGTACTATCGCTGGCTGTTTGTCATTGCCATGCCTGTTCTCTACAACTGGTGCTTGCTTGTGGCCAG AGCCTGCTTCAGTGACCTACAGAAAGACTACTATCTAGTGTGGCTGGTGCTGGACTACTACTCAGATGCGGTTTATATTGCCGACCTCTTCGTCCGATTGCGCACAG GTTTCCTAGAGCAGGGGCTGCTCGTCAAAGATACCAAGAAGTTGCGGGACAACTATATCCACACTCTGCAGTTCAAGCTAGATATGGCTTCTATCATTCCCACAGACCTGGTCTACTTTGCTGTGGGCATCCACAGCCCTGAGCTGCGCTTTAACCGCCTGCTACACTTTGCCCGCATGTTTGAATTCTTTGACCGCACTGAAACACGCACCAGTTACCCCAATATCTTCCGCATCAGCAACCTGGTTCTCTACATCTTGGTCATCATTCACTGGAATGCCTGCATCTACTATGCCATCTCCAAGTCCATTGGCTTTGGGGTTGATACCTGGGTTTATCCCAACATCACTGACCCTGAGTATGGCTACCTGGCTAGGGAATACATATACTGCCTTTACTGGTCTACACTGACCCTCACCACCATTGGGGAAACACCACCCCCAGTAAAGGATGAGGAGTACCTATTTGTCATATTTGATTTCCTGATTGGCGTCCTCATCTTTGCCACAATCGTTGGAAATGTGGGCTCCATGATCTCCAACATGAATGCCACCCGGGCCGAGTTCCAGGCCAAGATCGATGCAGTCAAACATTACATGCAGTTTCGCAAAGTGAGCAAGGAGATGGAAGCCAAGGTCATTAAGTGGTTTGACTACCTGTGGACCAATCAGAAGAGTGTGGATGAGCGGGAAGTTCTCAAAAACCTGCCAGCCAAGCTGAGGGCTGAGATAGCCATCAATGTCCACCTATCCACACTCAAGAAAGTACGCATCTTCCAGGATTGTGAGGCTGGCCTGCTGGTGGAGCTGGTATTGAAGCTTCGTCCTCAGGTCTTCAGCCCTGGGGATTACATTTGCCGCAAGGGGGATATTGGCAAAGAGATGTACATAATCAAGGAGGGCAAGTTGGCAGTGGTGGCTGATGATGGTGTCACTCAGTATGCCCTGCTTTCTGCTGGGAGTTGCTTTGGAGAGATCAGTATCCTTAACATTAAGGGTAGCAAAATGGGCAATCGACGCACAGCCAATATCCGCAGCCTGGGCTACTCAGATCTCTTCTGCTTGTCCAAGGATGATCTTATGGAAGCAGTGACTGAGTACCCTGATGCCAAGAAGGTCTTGGAGGAGAGAGGCCGAGAGATCTTGATAAAGGAGGGGCTGCTGGATGAGAATGAGACGGCAGCCAACATGGAGGTAAATGTGCAGGAGAAGCTAGAACAACTGGAGACCAACATGGAGACCTTATACACTCGCTTTGGCCGCCTGCTAGCTGAGTACACGGGGGCCCAGCAAAAGCTTAAGCAGCGCATCACGGTTCTGGAAACCAAGATGAAGCAGAACAATGAGGATGATTACCTTTCTGATGGGGCGAACagccctgacccagctgctgctG